The Croceicoccus marinus genome contains a region encoding:
- a CDS encoding arabinan endo-1,5-alpha-L-arabinosidase encodes MSTFTKIAPALALAAMAIAQPASAQDGSSPAVLNDRLSGDLITHDPVIIREGDTYYVFSTVGRYVGIKTSPDLERWTDAGAVFDEIPAWAKEAIPGTEGIWAPDISYVDGEYRLYYSISTFGSNRSAIGLATNRTLDPDAKDYRWQDQGMVVMSTKDSDFNAIDPNLIVDAEGRQWLALGSFWSGIKLFPLDPETGKPAPGAEPYSIARRLGVAGGPNPIEAPFIFQHDGWYYMLNSFDYCCKGVNSTYYTVVARSRNVTGPYRGKDGTEAMMGGGTIFLRADLQEKERFRGPGHAGFFTDEDGTSYVVYHAYDKDADGAPKLRIAPIRWGEDGWPVAEY; translated from the coding sequence ATGTCCACATTCACGAAAATCGCCCCTGCCTTGGCTTTGGCCGCCATGGCCATCGCGCAGCCCGCCTCGGCTCAGGACGGATCGTCCCCGGCGGTGCTGAACGACAGGCTGTCGGGCGATCTCATCACCCATGACCCGGTCATCATCCGCGAGGGCGATACCTATTACGTCTTCAGCACGGTGGGGCGCTATGTCGGCATCAAGACCTCGCCCGACCTGGAACGATGGACCGACGCGGGCGCGGTGTTTGACGAGATACCGGCCTGGGCCAAGGAAGCCATCCCGGGGACCGAGGGGATCTGGGCGCCCGATATCTCGTATGTGGATGGCGAATACCGGCTGTATTACTCGATCAGCACGTTCGGGTCGAACCGGTCGGCGATCGGGCTGGCGACCAACCGCACGCTGGATCCCGACGCGAAGGACTATCGCTGGCAGGACCAGGGCATGGTCGTGATGTCGACGAAAGACAGCGATTTCAACGCGATCGATCCCAATCTTATCGTCGATGCCGAAGGCCGCCAGTGGCTCGCGCTGGGCAGTTTCTGGTCGGGCATCAAGCTGTTCCCGCTCGATCCGGAAACGGGCAAGCCCGCGCCGGGCGCCGAACCCTATTCCATCGCGCGCCGGCTGGGGGTCGCGGGCGGGCCGAACCCGATCGAGGCGCCCTTCATCTTCCAGCACGACGGCTGGTACTACATGCTCAACTCGTTCGATTACTGCTGCAAGGGCGTGAACAGCACCTATTACACCGTCGTCGCGCGTTCGCGGAATGTCACCGGGCCCTATCGCGGCAAGGACGGGACCGAGGCGATGATGGGCGGCGGCACGATCTTCCTGCGCGCCGACCTTCAGGAAAAGGAGCGCTTTCGCGGCCCCGGCCATGCAGGCTTCTTCACCGACGAGGATGGCACGAGCTATGTCGTCTATCACGCCTATGACAAGGATGCCGATGGCGCGCCCAAGCTGCGCATCGCGCCGATCCGCTGGGGCGAGGATGGCTGGCCCGTCGCCGAATACTGA
- a CDS encoding 2-dehydro-3-deoxy-6-phosphogalactonate aldolase, whose product MKLQDALDAGAPPIVAILRGIRPEESTAIAEALVEAGIRLIEVPFNSPDPARSIAAMAEAVGTHAAIGGGTVVSAAMAQSLDDAGGTFMVSPNIDPAVLKHARELGLDLLPGFLTPTEAFAAIDAGARDLKIFPGSVLGSPYVKAIREVLPADVRLWAVGGVGAANIAEYRAAGVFGIGAGGSLYRPGDSAADVGAKARELLDAWKAAEI is encoded by the coding sequence ATGAAACTGCAGGACGCACTGGATGCAGGAGCGCCGCCCATCGTCGCTATCCTGCGCGGGATCCGCCCCGAGGAAAGCACCGCCATCGCCGAAGCCCTGGTCGAGGCGGGCATTCGCCTGATCGAGGTGCCGTTCAATTCGCCCGATCCGGCGCGCTCCATCGCTGCCATGGCGGAAGCGGTCGGCACGCATGCGGCCATCGGCGGCGGCACGGTGGTCAGCGCCGCGATGGCGCAATCGCTGGACGATGCAGGCGGGACGTTCATGGTGTCGCCCAATATCGACCCGGCGGTGCTGAAGCATGCGCGCGAGCTTGGGCTCGACCTCTTGCCCGGTTTTCTCACCCCGACCGAAGCCTTTGCGGCGATCGATGCAGGCGCGCGCGATCTGAAGATCTTTCCCGGTTCGGTGCTGGGCAGCCCCTATGTGAAAGCGATTCGCGAAGTGCTGCCCGCCGATGTGCGGCTGTGGGCCGTGGGAGGGGTCGGCGCGGCGAACATCGCGGAATATCGCGCGGCGGGCGTGTTCGGGATCGGTGCGGGCGGAAGCCTCTATCGCCCCGGCGACAGCGCCGCCGATGTCGGCGCGAAGGCGCGCGAATTGCTCGATGCCTGGAAAGCGGCAGAAATCTGA
- a CDS encoding 2-dehydro-3-deoxygalactonokinase: MSTAHVLGDWGTSRLRLYRISGGAVTGRLDGPGIGTAAGSASAVLADRLGQWLAEGPLESVTLCGMAGARGALVEAGYAPCPASRDDWLRSRSRLTVAGLPVVVLPGLSCRSGGVPDVMRGEETQIFGALSLHPELARGEHVIALPGTHCKWVRLRDGAVEAFSTWPTGEFFALLSEQSTLTGQLSPGSGTFDDGFERGLARRGDPVMTALFEARAARMLDGKSREWSRGLLSGLLIAAELAALSNPQSDVALIGEPGLVALYERALAQSGRTARRIDAEAAVIAGLELARGAERKDKP; this comes from the coding sequence ATGAGCACTGCCCATGTCCTCGGCGATTGGGGCACCAGCCGGTTGCGGCTCTATCGCATCAGCGGCGGAGCGGTGACCGGTCGCCTCGACGGGCCGGGGATCGGGACCGCGGCCGGCAGCGCCAGCGCCGTGCTGGCCGACAGGCTTGGGCAATGGCTGGCCGAAGGACCGCTGGAAAGCGTGACCCTGTGCGGCATGGCGGGCGCGCGCGGCGCTCTGGTCGAGGCGGGCTATGCCCCCTGCCCCGCCAGCCGCGACGACTGGCTGCGGTCGCGGTCGCGATTGACCGTAGCAGGTCTGCCCGTCGTGGTGCTGCCGGGGCTCAGCTGCCGTTCTGGCGGAGTGCCCGATGTCATGCGGGGCGAGGAGACGCAGATCTTTGGCGCGCTGTCGCTCCATCCCGAGCTGGCGCGGGGGGAGCATGTGATCGCCCTTCCCGGCACGCATTGCAAATGGGTGCGGCTGCGCGATGGCGCGGTGGAGGCGTTCTCGACCTGGCCTACGGGAGAGTTTTTCGCGCTGCTGTCGGAGCAATCGACGCTGACCGGCCAGCTCTCGCCCGGCAGCGGCACGTTCGACGACGGGTTCGAGCGCGGCCTGGCGCGTCGCGGCGATCCGGTGATGACCGCTTTGTTCGAGGCGCGCGCGGCCCGCATGCTGGACGGCAAGTCGCGGGAATGGTCGCGCGGATTGCTGTCCGGCCTGCTGATCGCTGCCGAGCTGGCAGCGCTGTCGAACCCGCAAAGCGACGTCGCTCTGATCGGCGAGCCGGGGCTGGTAGCGCTCTACGAACGCGCGCTGGCACAGTCCGGTCGGACCGCCCGGCGGATCGATGCCGAAGCTGCCGTCATCGCCGGACTGGAACTGGCGCGCGGCGCCGAACGGAAGGACAAGCCATGA
- a CDS encoding Gfo/Idh/MocA family protein: MEPIRIAIVGVGKIARDQHIPAIESTPAFSLAATVSPNHRGPEGIPHLDSLDELLEKGPAVDAVALCTPPQVRYDLAVQALKRGIHVFLEKPPGATLSEVVALRERADKVGVTLFASWHSRFAAGVAPARAWLSDRTVHKVSIVWREDVRVWHPGQDWIWEPGGLGVFDPGINALSILTHILPQPVFMKNARLSIPENRAAPIAADIDFADAGGAPIHMDLDWRQTGPQSWDIVVETDAGTCKLSQGGAVLTLPSGTEHNEDLEYPGLYSRFGNLIRGGRSDVDIDPFRLVADAFLRGHRQIVEPFHD; encoded by the coding sequence ATGGAGCCGATCCGCATCGCCATCGTGGGCGTCGGCAAGATCGCCCGCGACCAGCATATCCCCGCGATCGAGAGCACGCCCGCCTTCAGCCTGGCCGCCACGGTCAGTCCGAATCACCGGGGTCCGGAGGGTATTCCCCATCTCGACAGCCTGGACGAGCTGCTGGAAAAGGGCCCCGCCGTCGACGCGGTGGCGCTCTGCACGCCGCCGCAGGTTCGCTACGATCTGGCGGTGCAGGCGCTGAAGCGGGGCATTCACGTGTTCCTGGAAAAGCCGCCCGGCGCGACCCTGTCCGAAGTCGTCGCGCTGCGCGAGCGGGCCGACAAGGTGGGCGTGACATTGTTCGCATCGTGGCACTCGCGCTTCGCGGCGGGGGTCGCGCCGGCGCGGGCATGGCTGTCCGACCGAACCGTGCACAAGGTCTCGATCGTCTGGCGCGAGGATGTGCGCGTCTGGCATCCGGGGCAGGACTGGATCTGGGAGCCGGGCGGGCTTGGCGTGTTCGACCCGGGCATCAATGCGCTGTCTATCCTGACGCATATCCTGCCGCAGCCGGTGTTCATGAAGAACGCGAGGCTGAGCATTCCCGAAAACCGCGCCGCGCCCATCGCGGCGGACATCGATTTCGCCGATGCTGGCGGGGCGCCCATCCACATGGACCTCGACTGGCGGCAGACCGGCCCGCAGAGCTGGGATATCGTGGTCGAAACCGATGCGGGCACCTGCAAGCTGTCGCAAGGCGGCGCCGTGCTGACCCTGCCGTCAGGCACCGAGCATAACGAGGATCTGGAATATCCGGGCCTCTATTCGCGTTTCGGCAATCTGATCCGCGGGGGTCGCAGCGATGTCGACATCGATCCGTTCCGACTGGTCGCCGATGCATTCCTGCGCGGCCATCGCCAGATCGTCGAACCGTTCCACGATTGA
- the araD1 gene encoding AraD1 family protein: MSFLRLLQHRAADGARSVILAEDDNAHFLEGVTSTRELALRAIAAGQTLEAAARGCGAGASVDIAAEYEKGHLIAPIDHQDPAHLLLTGTGLTHLGSAEGRDKMHKAAASGENVTDSMRMFLEGLEGGKPAAGSVGQQPEWFYKGDGSQLVGPKEAFTMPSFAQDGGEEPELAGIYVIGDDGTPYRLGLAIANEFSDHVTERHNYLWLAHSKLRQAAIGPELMIGELPGHIEGTSRILRGGETIWEKPFLSGEANMSHSFGNLEHHHFKYDLFRRAGDVHVHFFGTATLSFSDGIQTQEGDVFEITAAPFTLPVSNTLTRAEERAVTVKAL; the protein is encoded by the coding sequence ATGTCCTTTCTTCGCCTGCTTCAGCATCGCGCGGCCGATGGCGCGCGCTCGGTCATCCTCGCCGAGGACGATAACGCCCATTTCCTTGAAGGCGTGACCAGCACGCGCGAGCTTGCCTTGCGCGCCATCGCGGCGGGCCAGACGCTGGAGGCCGCGGCACGCGGCTGCGGTGCGGGCGCATCGGTCGATATCGCGGCGGAGTACGAGAAGGGCCATTTGATCGCGCCCATCGATCACCAGGATCCGGCCCATCTGCTGCTGACCGGCACCGGCCTCACCCATCTCGGTTCGGCCGAGGGGCGCGACAAGATGCACAAGGCGGCCGCATCGGGCGAGAATGTGACCGATTCCATGCGCATGTTCCTGGAAGGGCTGGAGGGCGGCAAGCCCGCTGCCGGCTCCGTCGGGCAGCAGCCCGAATGGTTCTACAAGGGCGACGGTTCGCAGCTTGTCGGGCCGAAGGAGGCGTTCACCATGCCCTCCTTCGCGCAGGACGGCGGGGAGGAGCCCGAACTTGCGGGCATCTATGTCATCGGCGACGACGGCACGCCCTATCGCCTTGGTCTCGCCATCGCGAACGAGTTCAGCGACCATGTGACCGAGCGGCACAATTATCTGTGGCTCGCCCATTCCAAGCTGCGCCAGGCCGCGATCGGGCCCGAGCTGATGATCGGCGAGCTGCCCGGCCATATCGAGGGCACCAGCCGCATCCTGCGCGGCGGCGAGACGATCTGGGAAAAGCCGTTCCTGTCGGGCGAGGCGAACATGTCGCACAGCTTCGGCAACCTGGAACATCACCACTTCAAATATGATCTGTTCCGCCGCGCGGGCGACGTCCACGTTCATTTCTTCGGCACCGCCACCCTGTCGTTCAGCGACGGGATCCAGACGCAGGAGGGCGACGTGTTCGAGATTACCGCCGCGCCCTTCACCCTGCCGGTATCCAACACGCTGACCCGCGCCGAAGAGCGTGCCGTCACCGTGAAGGCGCTGTAG
- a CDS encoding aldehyde dehydrogenase (NADP(+)) yields MTEFRSVVAETGEAHGDPLTVHGPEDVAAACAAADAAFDTYRATSNEERAAFLERIADEIMGIGDELIEAYTRESGLPKGRAEGERGRTCGQMKMFADVVRKGQWEQIRIDPAMPDRQPLPRPDLRLRMIPVGPVAIFGASNFPLAFSTAGGDTASALAAGCPVVVKGHPAHPHTGGLVADAISRAVKASGLPEGVFQHLSGPSNELGAALVQDPHIMAVGFTGSRAGGLALAKLAQERPVPIPVYAEMSSINPVILLPHALKARGSDLGTAFVGSLTMGAGQFCTNPGLVLAIEGDGIEDFITAATGGVSESKPQTMLTKGIASAYAKGLEVLSGLPGVDMLAKGEEGSVTTGGTALFQTSAEKFLAEPKIAHEVFGSSSVIVRCKDEAELKQVLEAVEGQLTATLHMDDADQAAAGRLVPVLERRVGRILVNGWPTGVEVCHAMVHGGPFPSTTDPRTTSVGSLAIDRFLRPVSYQNFAQGLLPPELRDDAKGDGVPRLVDGKLTVS; encoded by the coding sequence ATGACTGAATTCCGATCCGTGGTTGCCGAAACCGGCGAAGCCCATGGCGACCCCCTCACCGTCCATGGGCCCGAAGATGTCGCGGCGGCCTGCGCCGCTGCCGACGCCGCATTCGACACCTATCGCGCGACCAGCAACGAGGAGCGCGCCGCGTTCCTCGAGCGAATCGCTGACGAAATCATGGGCATCGGCGACGAGCTGATCGAAGCCTACACCCGCGAAAGCGGCCTGCCCAAGGGCCGTGCCGAAGGCGAGCGTGGTCGCACCTGCGGCCAGATGAAAATGTTCGCCGATGTCGTGCGCAAGGGCCAGTGGGAGCAGATCCGCATCGATCCCGCCATGCCCGACCGCCAGCCCCTGCCCCGCCCGGACCTGCGCCTGCGCATGATCCCGGTCGGTCCGGTGGCGATCTTCGGCGCGTCGAACTTCCCGCTCGCCTTCTCGACCGCGGGCGGCGACACCGCCTCGGCGCTGGCGGCGGGCTGCCCGGTCGTGGTCAAGGGCCACCCCGCGCACCCCCACACCGGCGGGCTTGTCGCCGATGCGATCAGCCGGGCGGTCAAGGCAAGCGGACTGCCCGAAGGCGTGTTCCAGCACCTGTCCGGCCCCTCGAACGAGCTGGGCGCCGCGCTGGTGCAGGATCCGCACATCATGGCGGTCGGCTTCACCGGCTCGCGCGCGGGCGGCCTGGCGCTGGCCAAGCTGGCACAGGAACGTCCCGTGCCGATCCCGGTCTATGCCGAGATGTCGAGCATCAATCCCGTCATCCTGCTGCCGCATGCGCTGAAGGCACGCGGTTCCGACCTGGGCACCGCCTTCGTCGGGTCGCTGACGATGGGTGCGGGCCAGTTCTGCACCAATCCCGGCCTGGTCCTTGCGATCGAGGGCGACGGTATCGAGGATTTCATCACCGCGGCCACTGGCGGCGTGTCGGAATCGAAGCCGCAGACCATGCTGACCAAGGGGATCGCTTCCGCCTATGCCAAGGGGCTGGAAGTCCTGTCGGGCCTGCCCGGCGTCGACATGCTGGCCAAGGGCGAGGAAGGCAGCGTCACCACCGGCGGCACCGCCTTGTTCCAGACTTCGGCCGAGAAGTTCCTGGCCGAGCCGAAGATCGCGCACGAGGTGTTCGGTTCCTCGTCAGTCATCGTCCGCTGCAAGGACGAGGCGGAGCTGAAGCAGGTGCTCGAGGCCGTCGAAGGCCAGCTCACCGCGACGCTGCACATGGACGATGCGGACCAGGCTGCTGCCGGACGCCTCGTTCCCGTGCTGGAACGCCGCGTCGGGCGCATCCTGGTCAATGGCTGGCCCACCGGGGTCGAGGTCTGCCACGCGATGGTGCATGGCGGTCCGTTCCCCTCGACCACCGATCCGCGCACGACATCGGTCGGCAGCCTTGCCATCGACCGGTTCCTGCGTCCGGTAAGCTACCAGAACTTCGCGCAGGGCCTGCTTCCGCCCGAACTGCGCGACGATGCCAAGGGTGACGGCGTGCCGCGCCTGGTCGACGGCAAGCTTACCGTCAGCTGA
- a CDS encoding FadR/GntR family transcriptional regulator, with product MTTDNIAKEDDLRKSSKDVRGPGRRLHGAIAHKLGTEILSGKYQPGDILSGEVAFAEELKVSRSAYREAIQVLTAKGLVASRPKAGTRVLPRDRWNLLDPEVLGWAFAGDPDVDFVRSLFELRAIVEPAAARLAAQRRDKDDLKVMKTALADMRRHTLTTDAGRAADRDFHNAILQATRNDALMVLSASIGAAVNWTTQFKQRARALPRNPIPDHAKVYDAIASGDADAAAAAMNVLVDLALDDTRSAMEE from the coding sequence GTGACAACCGATAACATTGCGAAAGAAGATGACCTTAGAAAGTCATCCAAGGACGTGCGCGGTCCCGGACGGCGCCTTCACGGCGCGATCGCCCACAAGCTGGGGACCGAGATCTTGTCCGGCAAGTACCAACCGGGAGACATTTTGTCCGGAGAGGTCGCTTTTGCCGAGGAACTGAAGGTTTCGCGCAGCGCCTATCGCGAGGCGATCCAGGTCCTGACCGCCAAGGGACTGGTCGCCAGCCGGCCCAAGGCGGGCACCCGCGTCCTTCCGCGCGACCGCTGGAACCTGCTCGACCCCGAAGTGCTGGGCTGGGCCTTTGCGGGCGATCCCGATGTCGATTTCGTCCGCAGCCTGTTCGAACTGCGCGCCATCGTCGAACCCGCCGCCGCGCGGCTTGCGGCCCAGCGGCGCGACAAGGACGATCTGAAGGTGATGAAGACCGCGCTGGCCGACATGCGCCGCCACACGCTGACGACCGACGCGGGGCGCGCGGCGGACCGCGATTTCCACAACGCCATCCTGCAGGCGACGCGCAACGATGCGCTGATGGTGCTGAGCGCCAGCATCGGCGCGGCGGTCAACTGGACCACCCAGTTCAAGCAGCGCGCCCGCGCCTTGCCGCGCAATCCCATTCCCGATCACGCCAAGGTCTATGACGCGATCGCATCGGGCGACGCGGATGCGGCGGCGGCGGCGATGAACGTGCTGGTCGACCTAGCGCTGGACGATACGCGCAGCGCCATGGAGGAATGA
- a CDS encoding sugar MFS transporter, whose translation MPSQPPSTGPSSAGSVPRAPDGTVVRYGPALTLLASLFFMWGFITVINNTLLPHLRSVFDLNYTETTLIESVWFIAYFVASIPSAKLIERIGYKKSLVVGLLVMAAGSLGMMLAASLPSYGVTLTMLFVIACGITLLQVAANPYVAVVGKPETASSRLNLVQAMNSAGTMLAPLFGAYLILGRSRGGTAEAGTVLTEAERIADAQSVILPYGLVAAVLIVLAIVIARFPLPAMGSANARGTKEERKHLSLWKHRNLVFGVPAIFIYLIAEIGVANLFVNFVAQPDIANLTYEEAGRYLTFLWAGMMVGRFAGSAIMQRFDAAKVLAVFSVGAFVVMIVTVFASGELAMWSLILVGLFHSIMFPTIFTLGIKGLGPLTEEGSGLLIMAIAGGALVVVQGWLADQYGLQLSFLLTAVCELYILFYALWGSKPTAALPEPEVVQEAA comes from the coding sequence ATGCCTTCCCAGCCCCCTTCCACCGGGCCCTCTTCCGCCGGTTCAGTGCCCAGGGCACCCGACGGCACGGTCGTGCGCTATGGCCCGGCACTGACCTTGCTGGCCAGCCTGTTCTTCATGTGGGGCTTCATCACGGTCATCAACAATACGCTGCTGCCGCATCTGCGCAGCGTGTTCGACCTCAACTATACCGAGACCACGCTGATCGAATCGGTGTGGTTCATCGCCTATTTCGTGGCCTCCATCCCATCGGCCAAGCTGATCGAGCGGATCGGGTACAAGAAATCGCTGGTCGTGGGCCTGCTGGTGATGGCCGCAGGTTCGCTGGGGATGATGCTGGCGGCCAGCCTGCCGTCCTATGGCGTGACGCTGACCATGCTGTTCGTCATCGCGTGCGGCATCACCCTGCTGCAGGTGGCGGCCAATCCCTATGTCGCGGTCGTCGGCAAGCCGGAAACCGCGTCCTCGCGCCTGAACCTGGTGCAGGCGATGAATTCGGCGGGCACGATGCTGGCGCCCCTGTTCGGTGCCTATCTGATCCTGGGCCGCTCGCGCGGCGGCACGGCCGAGGCGGGCACCGTCCTGACCGAGGCGGAACGCATCGCCGACGCGCAATCGGTGATCCTGCCCTATGGCCTGGTCGCCGCGGTGCTGATCGTGCTGGCCATCGTCATCGCGCGCTTCCCGCTGCCCGCGATGGGTTCCGCCAATGCGCGCGGCACGAAGGAGGAGCGCAAGCACCTGTCGCTGTGGAAGCACCGCAACCTGGTGTTCGGCGTGCCCGCTATCTTCATCTATCTGATCGCCGAGATCGGCGTCGCCAATCTGTTCGTCAATTTCGTCGCGCAGCCGGACATCGCCAACCTGACCTATGAGGAAGCGGGCCGTTACCTGACCTTCCTGTGGGCGGGCATGATGGTGGGCCGCTTCGCCGGTTCGGCGATCATGCAGCGCTTCGATGCCGCCAAGGTGCTGGCGGTGTTCTCGGTCGGCGCGTTCGTCGTGATGATCGTCACCGTGTTCGCCAGCGGAGAGCTTGCGATGTGGTCGCTGATCCTGGTGGGCCTGTTCCACTCGATCATGTTCCCGACGATCTTCACGCTGGGCATCAAGGGCCTGGGCCCGCTGACCGAGGAAGGGTCGGGCCTGTTGATCATGGCGATCGCCGGCGGTGCGCTGGTGGTGGTCCAGGGCTGGCTGGCCGATCAGTACGGCCTGCAGCTCTCGTTCCTGCTGACCGCGGTGTGCGAGCTGTACATCCTGTTCTACGCATTGTGGGGCAGCAAGCCGACCGCCGCCCTGCCCGAACCCGAGGTGGTGCAGGAAGCCGCCTGA
- a CDS encoding aldose epimerase family protein yields MRKLCSIMAGSAILAISAFTAPLAHAAEATQTSFGTLSDGTEVTEITLTGDNGVSVSILTLGATLHEFMVPDRDGNVEDILVSYEDLSDYAEAPNYWGATIGRYANRIAGGKFTLDGKTYQLTQNDGENSLHGGGNAWDVRNWKVESVKSGDTASVRLSLMSPDGEAGYPGAVNAAVTYFLDDAGSLRIQFDAATNKPTIINMTNHALFNMAGEGAEEGAMGNVLTVPASHYTPVNENLIPTGELRAVEGSVFDFRAGKPMHDGLRDGTNQQIVYGRGFDHNFALDKGVTAQPEMAARLADPVSGRVLEVLTTEPGLQVYTGNFLDGTYIGKNSHVYRMGDGIALEPQKFPDAPNQPEFASTRVDPGKPYRHVMIYRVSVDR; encoded by the coding sequence ATGAGGAAACTCTGCAGCATCATGGCCGGATCGGCCATTCTCGCCATCTCCGCCTTCACGGCCCCCCTGGCCCACGCGGCAGAGGCGACGCAGACCAGCTTCGGCACGCTGTCCGACGGGACCGAGGTGACCGAGATCACGCTGACCGGCGATAACGGGGTGTCGGTGTCGATCCTGACGCTGGGCGCCACGCTGCACGAATTCATGGTCCCCGACCGCGACGGCAATGTCGAGGATATCCTGGTCAGCTACGAGGATCTGTCCGACTATGCCGAGGCGCCCAACTATTGGGGTGCGACCATCGGCCGCTATGCCAATCGCATCGCGGGCGGCAAGTTCACGCTGGACGGCAAGACCTATCAGCTGACGCAGAACGACGGCGAGAATTCGCTGCACGGCGGCGGCAATGCCTGGGACGTGCGCAACTGGAAGGTCGAATCGGTCAAGTCCGGCGACACCGCCAGCGTCCGCCTCTCGCTGATGAGCCCTGATGGAGAGGCCGGCTATCCCGGCGCGGTGAACGCGGCGGTCACCTATTTCCTCGACGATGCAGGATCGCTGCGGATCCAGTTCGACGCGGCGACCAACAAGCCCACGATCATCAACATGACCAACCACGCCCTGTTCAACATGGCGGGCGAGGGGGCCGAGGAAGGCGCGATGGGCAATGTGCTGACCGTTCCCGCCAGCCATTACACCCCGGTGAACGAGAACCTGATCCCCACTGGCGAGCTGCGTGCGGTAGAAGGGTCGGTGTTCGACTTCCGCGCGGGCAAGCCGATGCACGACGGGCTGCGCGACGGCACCAACCAGCAGATCGTCTATGGCCGCGGCTTCGACCATAATTTCGCGCTCGACAAGGGCGTTACCGCCCAGCCCGAAATGGCCGCCCGGCTGGCCGACCCGGTCTCGGGCCGCGTGCTGGAAGTGCTGACGACCGAACCGGGGCTGCAGGTCTATACCGGCAACTTCCTCGACGGGACCTATATCGGCAAGAACAGCCACGTCTATCGCATGGGCGACGGCATCGCGCTTGAACCGCAGAAGTTTCCCGATGCGCCCAACCAACCCGAATTCGCCTCAACCCGCGTCGATCCCGGCAAGCCCTACCGGCATGTCATGATCTATCGCGTATCCGTGGACCGCTGA